In one Arachis duranensis cultivar V14167 chromosome 9, aradu.V14167.gnm2.J7QH, whole genome shotgun sequence genomic region, the following are encoded:
- the LOC107463914 gene encoding FBD-associated F-box protein At4g10400-like isoform X1, whose translation MDRISDLPDSILLHILSFLPTKTAFFTTVLSRRWTHLCHDLQHFDFNQIQFHNGNQTCSDFSSSRKRLFAIVNWILSRHKAPPIRTFRLTCDLALFDEYTTVEWFIRKVLGPNLQELNLNLQLSIFGLPDRKVVIPNSVFSCASLVTLRLNGGNVTFLSPSSSSCGYRLPSLKTLEMHNVKASIDDVAELLSHCTALETLILDLNCQVSEVGLRIHFPLSLKKLNFRSDFDPLRRIGIECRQQFPSTCVSNLHNVEEAIINVTSRGFVLKFLVEFRWLRSLVLGNLVFTCLPQAPPDLIPELTSLRRLELAVGCFDTRYIMNMLEKCPMLKVLVIVFITDFVNKDPHLSRRWEHPVKVPTCLASHLKVIKIKGYFESRDDRDFFAYVLQHGLVLESLDIQVDRARAKELSLLPRSSKACQINFCWNQEKEEEEKEKEASSRGRQQWRQQWQHLRTLQEKTLLELLQKNLNL comes from the exons ATGGACAGGATCAGCGACCTGCCGGATTCTATACTCTTACacatcctctccttcctccctaCCAAAACCGCTTTCTTCACCACCGTCCTCTCTCGCCGATGGACCCACCTCTGCCACGACCTCCAACACTTCGACTTCAACCAAATTCAATTTCATAACGGCAACCAAACTTGCTCAGACTTCAGTAGTTCACGAAAGCGATTGTTCGCCATCGTTAATTGGATTCTCTCCCGCCACAAAGCGCCGCCAATTCGAACCTTTCGTCTCACCTGTGACCTAGCTCTATTCGATGAATACACTACTGTGGAGTGGTTCATTAGAAAAGTTTTAGGGCCAAACCTCCAGGAATTGAACTTGAACCTCCAACTCTCCATCTTCGGTCTCCCCGATCGCAAAGTCGTTATTCCCAACAGCGTTTTCAGCTGCGCTTCCCTCGTGACTCTCCGTTTAAACGGCGGCAACGTAACATTCCTTTCGCCTTCTTCTTCGTCGTGCGGTTATCGCTTGCCATCGCTCAAGACTCTGGAGATGCACAATGTCAAGGCCTCTATCGATGACGTGGCAGAGCTTCTCTCTCACTGCACTGCTCTTGAGACTCTCATTCTTGACTTAAACTGTCAAGTCAGCGAGGTCGGATTGAGAATTCACTTTCCTCTTTCTTTGAAGAAATTGAACTTCCGATCAGATTTCGACCCTCTTAGACGTATTGGTATCGAATGTAGGCAGCAGTTTCCCTCGACCTGTGTTTCCAACTTGCACAATGTGGAGGAAGCTATTATCAACGTTACTTCGCGAGGCTTTGTGCTCAAGTTTCTTGTGGAGTTTCGCTGGTTAAGGAGTTTGGTCCTGGGTAATTTAGTGTTTACTTGTTTGCCCCAGGCTCCTCCGGATCTTATTCCGGAATTGACCTCATTACGTAGATTAGAGCTTGCTGTTGGGTGTTTCGACACGAGATATATAATGAATATGCTTGAGAAGTGTCCCATGCTTAAAGTTCTTGTTATTGTTTTTATCACTGACTTTGTTAATAAG GATCCACATCTGTCACGACGATGGGAACACCCAGTGAAGGTTCCTACTTGTCTTGCATCGCATCTGAAAGTGATTAAAATCAAAGGATATTTTGAATCCAGAGATGATAGAGATTTTTTCGCCTATGTTCTTCAACATGGACTTGTTTTGGAGTCACTTGATATTCAGGTGGATCGTGCGAGAGCTAAAGAATTATCCCTTTTGCCAAGGAGTTCTAAGGCGTGCCAAATTAACTTTTGCTGGAATCAG gagaaggaagaggaggagaaggagaaggaggccTCATCACGAGGACGACAGCAATGGCGACAACAATGGCAACATCTTagaacactacaagaaaaaacacTATTGGAACTGTtacaaaaaaatctaaatttgtaa
- the LOC107463913 gene encoding nuclear pore complex protein NUP50A-like, protein MEDADNLLPSKKRVARRELTQDTPLDDEEENAHEVEGGTFKRSSDEVLATRRIVKVRRQQTNSSPSSNPFAGIHLVTPTEATAEKQSADEYTATDDSKDPEEEKDKEQKQSKGETCEMQRMKTKNDYKSESEDKKNAADKDSFNKDDNDAKNTNSDDGDKQAKKVESEEPSSEVGNFKSFQQLSSNQSAFTGLAGTGSNTSLSCFGSMSKEEPALSSRTSSIIGLKNDNPLGAGLSNNANSCFGVSGASATISMSEGSGLALQEVATETGEENENVIFHANSVLFEFTDGSWKERGKGELKVNVQRGTENARLLMRARGNYPSSVAP, encoded by the exons ATGGAAGATGCTGATAACCTTCTACCATCAAAGAAAAGGGTCGCCAGAAGGGAGCTCACTCAAGATACTCCTcttgatgatgaggaggagaatGCCCATGAGGTTGAGGGTGGAACATTCAAAAGATCCAGTGATGAGGTTCTTGCAACCAGAAGAATTGTTAAAGTTCGTCGCCAACAGACtaattcttctccttcttcaaatCCTTTCGCTGGAATACACTTGGTCACCCCTACTGAGGCTACAGCAGAAAAGCAATCAGCTGATGAGTACACTGCTACTGATGATTCAAAAGACCCcgaggaagaaaaagataaagaacaaaAGCAGTCAAAGGGTGAAACTTGTGAG ATgcaaagaatgaaaactaagaaTGACTATAAAAGTGAGAGTGAGGACAAGAAGAATGCTGCTGATAAAGATAGTTTCAATAAAGACGATAATGATGCCAAGAACACTAATAGTGATGACGGCGATAAGCAAGCTAAGAAAGTTGAAAGTGAAGAGCCTAGTTCTGAAGTTGGCAATTTTAAGTCCTTTCAACAGCTTTCAAGTAATCAAAGTGCCTTCACTGGGCTTGCTGGAACTGGATCCAACACTTCGTTATCTTGCTTCGGATCTATGTCAAAGGAGGAACCTGCTTTGAGTAGCAGGACTAGTTCTATTATCGGGCTGAAAAATGACAATCCTCTTGGTGCAGGCTTGTCCAACAATGCAAATTCTTGTTTTGGGGTGTCTGGTGCATCTGCTACTATTTCCATGAGTGAAGGAAGTGGTTTAGCCCTGCAGGAAGTTGCCACTGAAACAGGGGAAGAGAAtgaaaatgttatttttcatgCAAATTCAGTATTGTTTGAATTTACAGATGGAAGTTGGAAGGAGCGAGGAAAGGGAGAACTAAAGGTCAATGTACAAAGAGGAACAGAAAACGCCAGGCTTCTCATGAGAGCTCGCGGAAATTATCCTTCCAGTGTGGCACCGTAA